The Dioscorea cayenensis subsp. rotundata cultivar TDr96_F1 unplaced genomic scaffold, TDr96_F1_v2_PseudoChromosome.rev07_lg8_w22 25.fasta BLBR01001431.1, whole genome shotgun sequence DNA segment TGTTCTTAAGGTAGTGGAAGCCTCATATAAAGCTTTTAATGATTACCATTCCAGTTTTTTTCTCACAGTTGTGTTTCTTGAAAACAGGTACGTATGCAAATGAACATGAATCCTCAAAGGGGACCTGTTGGGGAGCTACGGCAAATTATATCGGAGGAGGGATTAAAAGGGCTTTGGAAGGGAGTTGGTACTTCAATGACCAGAGCTGGAGCTCTCACAGCATCACAATTAGCAACATATGATGAATCCAAGCAGGTCTATCTTCTGGCTTTGCTATATAGGGTTTCTTCATTCTGATCGTCAGTTACTATTACCTTATCATCCAGGCATTGCTCAGATGGACACCTCTTGAAGAAGGTTTTCTTTTGCATCTCATGTAAAAAGAGTATAATTCTTATTGATACAAGTCCTGCCATGAGAGAGGTGAGAATGtttcaagaaaaaaactaatattatgctgTGCTTATCTGAAGATCAAGTTGCATAGCTGGAGCTGTTGGGACTCTCGTAACGGGGCCTATGGACATCGTTAAAACGCGTCTTATGTTACAACAAGAATCTAAAGGCGGCATAATTTATAGGAATTCATTTCACTGTGCATACCAGGTTTGGATCCAATCTAATAACTTTTTTGCAAAGAGAATCTTTTAGATTAATGCAACATGAATGGCTTTTCGCAATTTCTAGGAATTGTTGTTAGATCATTTTGATTAGCACCAAACATCTTTTTGTTTCCACCAATTAGACTATGAACTGTCATTGTAATGTCTTAGAtaagtcaatatatatatatatatatatatttacttttgaaAGAAATGCTATTCTTAACTTCACTGAAAAGAGAGACGTAGATGTCCCTCGGGGGTACCCCTTGATAAGCATTTGGCAATTCAAATAATGGCAAAAACTATTCATAAGCATTATAGCATTCTTGATTGGTTAAGTAGCCTCAGAAAACCAACATCAATCCAATTGAATCTGGTTGTCTTCTTCCTTGCTTGTGTATAGCTATAATCATTATTGGTTTGGCACTAATTAGTGGAGCTGAATTTCCATTCTTTCATTATAAAATGTTATGATCTTAATTTCTATCAATTTTACATTGTTCAGATGATACTATATGCAATACCAATTTTTCTAGGAAAAATGACCATATGGACCTTGGAATTTTTCATAGTAACCAGAAGGTCCATATGAATTTTCGAGTGGCCTACAGGATCCTGTTTCTTCTCTAGGTTACCATTGAAATCCTGACAGACATCATTAGAAATAGTGCTTACTTTGTGGTTGGGGGATTTTTAATAAGTTCATTCTTCAACTTGGCCCTCATCTTCTTGCATAATCAAGTTTGTGCTTTGGTTGTTGGACAACCTTATAAATGTTTGGTGTGGTCAAAGGCAAGGAGAAGGCCATGTTGTGAACTTCACCATACTTTTATCCAGTGTTATAAAGCGAGAAAGGCGCTCGCCTAGGTGCTCAGGCGAGGCGAGACCTTAATGTCTCAACACCCTTTGGACAAGACGCCTTCAATGAGGCGAGCCTAGGCCAGTGCTTTTTGCCTGGCGCCAGGCATTAAAAAGGTGCGCctgtcttatttttcttgatataGACCTTTTATTTAATGCTTTCAATTAGTGTTTATTGGAATTCTAAAAAGGCACATTTACTAATAAggtatgaaataaatttaggggAGGAAAATTTGGTGGTTTTAAAAAGGCACGCTTGTtaataaataaggaaataaatttagaggagaaaaattaaaagttttaaatgcatagttgctattttttaaaactaatgatTAAATTAAGGAATTAACTAATCAATTAGAGATAATTGAAGAGGTTGCAAAATTAGCACTTGCCATAAAAgtctgaacaaaaaaaaaaagaatagcaTACaacatcaaaaaaagaaaaaaaaaagatgaagatgaaacaagGTTGGTGTTTTGGTGGAAGCATGTGActttaattattctaaaaattatatgtaatatatatatattaactagtGCTTTACTTTGTTCTGGCGAGCTCAGTGGCGCCCTCTTGCCTCGGCAATATAATGTCTTAGCGCCTTAAGAGCGCCTAGCGCTTTTAATTACACTGCTTTTATCGTGGCAGTCAGTTTTAGATAGCATTTGCAACATGTGAGGGCTTCAGTTGAGTCCATAAAGATAAAGTACATCAACCCTGATGAGTGAaagatttcatatttgcttAGAAATGATGAGGGTTTCTAGATGATATTGCACATCCACCATTTGTACAAGAAGCAGGTGGTGGATTCGAAGTCGAGGAGGTGCCCCATGTAAAACATGCTTGTTTGTCCTTGTCTTTTGCGTGGTTTGTAATAGCTGTTCAAATTGCCTGTCCAtcaagttatttatttgtttagctGTCCTGCCATATAGTGACTGTTTTATGAGGACATTTAGTATGGCTAGATATTAttgttagttgttttcatggttAAATGTAATAACCTATAGTTTGCCAGGTAAGACTTCATGTCAGTTCCCCTACCAAGTTACCCCTTTCCTGCTGATGTTATGTGTTGCTATTTTGGCGTTGTAGGCTGGTGGGCATTGTTCCTTTATCCACATTGATGTACCGCATGTCTGAGTAGTGTTCTGTTTCGTATGGTAGGCGAGCAAATATGCACCGCTATTGTTAGGATGTGGTCGTATTGTTGACAACATCCCCGTAATTGGTGATGCTTTTATAGACGCTCAACATCCCTTCCCTAGACTTTCAAATTTCGTGATGTAGCCAATTAGATATGTGCCGCTGCAGTCTCGGATGCGGTCATTTTTTATTGAATCCATATAGCAGGCGATGTTGTCATAAATGTTCAGTGTCCTTTCCTGTATGTTCTAATTTTGTGCATAGCAAATTAAACATGCGACATTGTTGTTCGGATGCGGTTATTATTGTTGACTGCATGCACATGGTTAGCGATGTCCTTGTACATCTTTAATTGCGCTTTGCATATCGCGTTTATCTGACATCATGTAGTGAAAACTAGCCAATGTCCACCCATTGCTATTTAGACTGTGTTGCAAACTATGATTTCTGATGTTGATATGGCTTTCTAGGATTTCTGACCACTTTGATGAGTAGCTCTGCGGACTAtgcaattttacaaatttttgatTTTGAGGGATGACCATGTGATGTTTTGGGGATGGTTGAGATTGGCGTATTCATGCATTAAGAAATGACTGTTTTGGTGCATTTAAGATAAAGACTATGCGGTTGAGCACAACTGTGGCAATGTCGTTATTGGTGTATTATATCCAAAGGTCTCAAAAAGTGGGTCAGTAGGCATGTCAGCCAAAGCTCAGAGTCTGCTGGACTTATAGATCTGTTAATATGTGGTGACCTTATTCATGGATATTGGCACTGGTTGTCTTACAAATAGGTGTGAACGGAGAAGGAGGTCACCAACGATATAATCCATAGCTACAGGTGGGCAAATGATGACCCTACTGTGATTCGCCGAGAAGTGTCAATAGACAAACAAAAGGAGTATGGTTGAAATTAAGAGTGAGTGGCCTGGGAAAGAGCTACCAGAGaagcaaaatattattaaacgaGTAGTTAACAAATAAGATATCTAAAACACATACGAGAAAAACCAGCAACAGCGCAAATAAAACTCAAGCCCAATCTAAAGAAACAGTCATGAACAAGAGGAGAAAgactaattaaaaacttaaacccCGCCTGATTAATCATCTTCATAAGCCATTTCGGTTTCttccatgcccatgtgaaatAAGGACAGCCAAGGCCGACCAAGTGACCATGACCAGTAAGCACCTGTGTAATACGATTCCAATGAGACGGAATGAGCTTCAATCTTAGATGATTCAAGTAACTCAGTAGCTTTCCACAAAGTCTCCAGGATACTCCTTATTGCGCCAGCAGATTGCTTCCTCAGAGTGCAAAGATCGCTTTACAAATTTCTTCCGCAACTGTAGAGAGTCCTTACATGGTTTCAAGACGATTGTGGATGCCACACATGATGTTAGGTGCAGATTTTGCTAAATGGGAACACTGGTCCATGTGTGCTTTCACCATCATCGACAATGATGACTGTTGATAATTGGAACTGATTTATGTACAATATGGCCATTGCACGGCGCCTACTAACAGGTGTATGAGCAAACAAACTACATCTTTGTGGATCGAGAGGACTGG contains these protein-coding regions:
- the LOC120256419 gene encoding mitochondrial substrate carrier family protein ucpB-like isoform X1, which codes for MQRAGQRGPLIGMGKLCGKIVKIEGPVALCSGLAPAMVRSLLCGGLRLSLYEPCKSFADSVFGSANIFVKLVSGTISGAIATAVTNPVDVLKVRMQMNMNPQRGPVGELRQIISEEGLKGLWKGVGTSMTRAGALTASQLATYDESKQALLRWTPLEEGFLLHLISSCIAGAVGTLVTGPMDIVKTRLMLQQESKGGIIYRNSFHCAYQARRRPCCELHHTFIQCYKARKALA
- the LOC120256419 gene encoding mitochondrial substrate carrier family protein ucpB-like isoform X2, giving the protein MQRAGQRGPLIGMGKLCGKIVKIEGPVALCSGLAPAMVRSLLCGGLRLSLYEPCKSFADSVFGSANIFVKLVSGTISGAIATAVTNPVDVLKVRMQMNMNPQRGPVGELRQIISEEGLKGLWKGVGTSMTRAGALTASQLATYDESKQALLRWTPLEEGFLLHLISSCIAGAVGTLVTGPMDIVKTRLMLQQESKGGIIYRNSFHCAYQCYKARKALA
- the LOC120256419 gene encoding mitochondrial substrate carrier family protein ucpB-like isoform X3 is translated as MVRSLLCGGLRLSLYEPCKSFADSVFGSANIFVKLVSGTISGAIATAVTNPVDVLKVRMQMNMNPQRGPVGELRQIISEEGLKGLWKGVGTSMTRAGALTASQLATYDESKQALLRWTPLEEGFLLHLISSCIAGAVGTLVTGPMDIVKTRLMLQQESKGGIIYRNSFHCAYQARRRPCCELHHTFIQCYKARKALA